A section of the Castanea sativa cultivar Marrone di Chiusa Pesio chromosome 12, ASM4071231v1 genome encodes:
- the LOC142619725 gene encoding uncharacterized protein LOC142619725, with protein MGSSSEDEENRYFDALEDIASTSNVSPDGNEIYESNSSVNIRVLDGFPYDIWIRSPGSVRERRSKFLDWMGMSLDRIAHGNSLDVCKDVQEEVVDRIRENSGAVLRNSRFEDEFCSSRSSMTCWSEDDMDSYEPFSSKENLVSQDGNIDREASSDQSVRAEVSRNTFGLSLSFKRLKKKDVEGTNNLVGSVRTPKRGWLSRLRSMTCVVDSQDEANQLRPGDEDAILQSRVQRVKVRQCKKRLKELSALYMGQDIQAHDGPILAMKFSPDGQYLASAGEDGIVRLWQVVEDERSNELDIPEIDPSCLYFTVNHLSELKPLFADKEKMCKVSSPRKSSDTACVVFPPKVFRILEKPLHEFRGHSGDILDLSWSKNNYLLSSSIDHTVRLWQVGCDHCLKVFTHSNYVTCVQFNPVDDNYFISGSIDGKVRIWAIHGCQVVDWTDVREIVTAVCYRPDGQGSIVGSMDGMCRFYNVSDNHLQFDTQVYLHSKKKPPCKKITGFQFFPHDSSKIMVTCADSQVRILDGLNVIGKYKGLRNAGNIISASFTSDGKHIVSASEDSNVYLWNCSQEESAFPQPKNIRSFEHFSMNASVAIPWCGLKCGNSENRRQYQVLDENLAETPSFASPASFVLNQEFFLESFPKGSATWPEEKLPTSSPTAKSTTLNKSQYKFLKNSCQNIPSSHVWGLVIVTAGWDGRIKSFHNYGLPVSV; from the exons ATGGGAAGCTCtagtgaagatgaagaaaatcgATATTTTGATGCTCTAGAGGATATAGCATCAACATCAAATGTTAGTCCTGATGGCAATGAGATATATGAGTCTAATTCTAGTGTTAACATTCGAGTTTTGGATGGTTTTCCTTATGACATATGGATTCGGAGCCCGGGAAGTGTTAGGGAGCGTCGGAGCAAGTTTTTGGATTGGATGGGAATGAGTTTGGATCGCATTGCACATGGGAATTCACTAGATGTATGTAAGGATGTACAGGAAGAAGTGGTTGATAGGATTAGAGAGAATAGTGGGGCTGTGTTGAGGAACTCACGTTTTGAAGATGAGTTTTGTTCAAGTCGGTCTTCAATGACTTGTTGGTCTGAAGATGATATGGATTCTTATGAACCTTTTAGCTCAAAGGAGAACTTAGTAAGCCAAGATGGGAATATTGATAGGGAAGCAAGTTCAGACCAGTCAGTAAGGGCTGAAGTGTCTCGGAACACTTTTGGGTTATCCCTCTCATTTAAACGACTGAAAAAGAAGGATGTTGAGGGGACTAACAACTTGGTGGGGTCAGTGAGGACACCTAAGAGGGGTTGGTTAAGTAGATTGCGTTCCATGACGTGTGTTGTTGATAGTCAAGACGAAGCTAATCAACTGAGACCTGGTGACGAAGATGCAATTCTACAGTCTAGGGTTCAGAGAGTTAAGGTCCGGCAATGCAAGAAACGGTTGAAAGAACTCTCTGCTCTTTATATGGGGCAAGATATCCAGGCGCATGATGGTCCAATTTTGGCAATGAAATTTAGTCCCGATGGGCAGTATCTTGCAAGTGCTGGTGAAGATGGGATTGTGCGATTGTGGCAGGTGGTGGAGGATGAGAGATCTAATGAACTTGACATTCCAGAAATAGACCCATCCTGCTTATATTTCACAGTCAATCATCTCTCTGAATTGAAACCCCTCTTTGCTGATAAAGAGAAAATGTGTAAAGTGAGCAGCCCGAGGAAATCATCAGACACAGCATGCGTAGTTTTCCCCCCTAAAGTTTTCCGGATTTTGGAGAAACCATTGCACGAGTTCCGCGGGCACAGTGGTGATATATTGGATCTCTCATGGTCTAAGAATAAT TATCTGCTCTCATCATCAATCGACCATACTGTTCGTCTGTGGCAAGTGGGATGTGATCATTGCCTCAAAGTGTTTACACATAGTAATTATG TGACCTGTGTTCAGTTTAACCCTGTTGATGATAATTACTTCATCAGTGGTTCAATAGATGGAAAAGTTCGTATTTGGGCTATTCATGGTTGTCAAGTTGTTGACTGGACTGATGTAAGAGAAATTGTCACTGCAGTGTGCTATCGCCCTGATGGGCAG GGGAGCATTGTTGGCTCTATGGATGGAATGTGCCGCTTTTACAATGTATCAG ATAATCACTTGCAATTTGATACCCAAGTATACTTACACAGTAAGAAGAAACCACCCTGCAAAAAGATAACTGGCTTCCAG TTTTTTCCACACGACTCTAGCAAAATAATGGTAACCTGTGCTGATTCACAAGTCAGAATTCTTGATGGGCTCAATGTGATTGGCAAATACAAGG gcCTTCGCAATGCGGGAAACATTATATCTGCGTCTTTCACTTCAGATGGGAAACATATTGTTTCAGCTTCTGAGGATTCTAATGTATATTTATGGAACTGTAGTCAGGAAGAGTCTGCTTTCCCCCAACCCAAAAATATAAGATCTTTTGAGCACTTCTCTATGAATGCATCTGTGGCGATACCTTGGTGTGGTCTGAAATGTGGGAACTCAGAAAATAGAAGGCAATATCAAGTCTTGGATGAGAATCTGGCAGAAACTCCGTCCTTCGCTTCACCTGCTTCTTTTGTGCTGAACCAAGAATTCTTCTTAGAGTCTTTTCCCAAGGGATCTGCAACTTGGCCAGAGGAGAAGCTTCCCACTTCAAGCCCAACGGCCAAGTCAACTACATTAAATAAATCTCAATACAAGTTTCTGAAAAATTCTTGCCAGAATATACCCAGTTCTCATGTGTGGGGTCTGGTTATTGTGACTGCAGGCTGGGATGGACGGATCAAGTCATTCCACAATTATGGGTTACCAGTATCTGTCTGA